The proteins below come from a single Eubacterium limosum genomic window:
- a CDS encoding zinc ribbon domain-containing protein, giving the protein MEKFCQSCGMPMSEEVCGTNADGSANSDYCQYCYEKGAFTAPDMSMEEMIEICVGPMVESNAEMTEEQARGMMKEFFPGLKRWRA; this is encoded by the coding sequence ATGGAAAAATTTTGCCAGTCCTGCGGGATGCCAATGAGCGAAGAAGTATGCGGAACCAATGCTGATGGCAGCGCAAACAGCGATTACTGTCAGTATTGTTATGAAAAAGGTGCTTTTACAGCGCCAGATATGAGCATGGAAGAAATGATTGAAATCTGCGTCGGGCCGATGGTGGAGAGCAATGCTGAAATGACAGAGGAGCAGGCGCGGGGAATGATGAAAGAGTTTTTTCCAGGCCTGAAGCGCTGGAGAGCATAA
- a CDS encoding amino acid ABC transporter permease gives MRELFTWINIRFILQGLGTTIFISVLCILCSMALGMVIAMGRSSRTKLLRGVAGIYIEVFKNTPLLLWIMLIFFVVKLPPMGASVLSFSLFTSASLAEIIRGGILAIDKGQWEAGYSQGFGTLQMYRYILMPQAFRNMVPALLSQTVTTIKDTSYLWGAMAVQELMGRGMILMNQYNSTPQIFAIFGTMALLYFVVCFALSTAVRQYQRQLKQSA, from the coding sequence ATGCGTGAACTATTTACCTGGATCAACATCCGTTTCATCCTTCAGGGCCTCGGCACCACAATTTTTATTTCTGTTCTGTGCATTCTCTGCTCAATGGCGCTGGGGATGGTGATTGCCATGGGACGCAGCAGCCGCACAAAGCTCCTGCGAGGTGTTGCCGGTATTTATATTGAGGTGTTTAAGAACACACCCCTGCTGCTCTGGATCATGCTGATCTTTTTTGTCGTCAAGCTTCCACCCATGGGGGCCAGCGTGCTTTCTTTTTCACTGTTTACCTCAGCCAGCCTCGCGGAAATTATCCGCGGCGGTATTCTGGCCATTGACAAGGGACAGTGGGAGGCTGGCTATTCCCAGGGCTTTGGCACCTTGCAGATGTATCGCTATATCCTGATGCCCCAGGCCTTCCGAAACATGGTGCCTGCACTTTTATCCCAGACAGTAACCACCATCAAGGATACCTCTTATCTCTGGGGCGCCATGGCAGTTCAGGAGCTCATGGGCCGGGGAATGATCCTGATGAACCAGTACAACTCAACGCCACAGATCTTTGCCATCTTCGGCACCATGGCCCTCCTGTATTTTGTCGTCTGCTTTGCACTCTCTACTGCTGTCAGGCAATACCAGCGGCAGCTGAAACAGTCGGCCTGA
- a CDS encoding VOC family protein — translation MKKIRERHLAWRIKAVMKFSFVTIHVNHLGESIRFYEEILGLKVLRRFEAGPEREIAFMGGDGAELELIGDARGSEMNVNEKISLGFEIASVEECMETLQKKGVPVFSGPFQPNPKTRFFFIQDPDGVMLELIEQN, via the coding sequence TTGAAAAAAATCAGAGAAAGGCATCTGGCCTGGCGGATAAAAGCAGTCATGAAATTTTCTTTTGTAACCATTCACGTTAATCATTTAGGGGAGTCCATCCGGTTTTATGAGGAGATTCTCGGCCTTAAGGTTTTACGCCGTTTTGAGGCTGGGCCGGAAAGGGAAATCGCCTTTATGGGCGGTGACGGAGCAGAGCTTGAGCTCATTGGAGATGCCCGCGGTAGTGAGATGAATGTCAACGAAAAGATTTCGCTGGGATTTGAGATCGCGTCGGTGGAGGAATGTATGGAGACACTTCAGAAAAAAGGGGTGCCGGTTTTCAGCGGCCCCTTTCAGCCAAATCCAAAGACTCGATTTTTCTTTATTCAGGACCCGGATGGCGTGATGCTTGAGCTTATTGAACAAAATTAA
- a CDS encoding ATP-binding protein produces the protein MNERTKKVYDAFEQKQFRNKLELKRKQEALYVAIPKLAELDHAINLQGIRMTREVSRKNPDAISEFRQSVEALKKQKEALLLENGYPLDYLTLRYDCPICKDTGYVDGQVCSCLKQELIRAAFNNYDLNVHAQSENFDTFNPDYYADEAIETQNGSPREKMCRLKEKMQHYCLHFDSQNDNYLFTGKPGVGKTFMSNCVANALIGRGYNVIYITAAHLIQDIQSKIFNDNIPINEIYSPLFTADLLIIDDFGAEFYSDFSKKQLFEVINTRLQEHKKIILSTNLTMPQILENYDERLTSRIRGNFLNIVFAGDDIRLIKKRLG, from the coding sequence ATGAATGAACGAACCAAAAAAGTCTACGATGCTTTTGAGCAAAAGCAGTTCCGCAATAAGCTTGAGCTTAAGCGAAAACAGGAGGCGCTCTATGTTGCCATTCCAAAGCTCGCCGAGCTCGACCATGCCATCAATCTTCAGGGAATCCGCATGACCCGCGAGGTATCCCGCAAAAATCCTGACGCCATCTCCGAATTCCGCCAGAGTGTCGAGGCCTTAAAAAAACAGAAGGAAGCCCTGCTGCTCGAAAACGGCTATCCGCTGGATTACCTGACGCTCCGCTACGACTGCCCGATCTGTAAGGATACCGGCTACGTGGACGGGCAGGTCTGTTCCTGTTTAAAACAGGAGCTCATCCGGGCGGCCTTTAATAACTATGACTTGAATGTTCATGCCCAGTCCGAAAATTTCGATACCTTTAACCCGGATTATTACGCAGATGAAGCCATTGAAACCCAGAATGGCTCACCCAGGGAAAAAATGTGCCGTCTCAAGGAAAAAATGCAGCATTACTGCCTGCATTTCGACTCACAAAATGACAACTACCTGTTTACCGGCAAACCCGGCGTGGGTAAAACCTTTATGTCAAACTGTGTCGCCAACGCCCTCATCGGGCGGGGCTACAATGTTATCTATATCACCGCCGCCCATCTGATCCAGGATATTCAGAGTAAAATTTTCAATGATAATATACCCATTAATGAAATATATTCCCCACTTTTTACCGCCGATTTGTTGATTATCGATGATTTCGGGGCAGAGTTTTACTCAGATTTCAGTAAAAAGCAGCTTTTTGAGGTGATCAACACCCGGCTGCAGGAGCATAAAAAAATCATTTTATCCACCAACCTGACCATGCCCCAGATTCTTGAAAACTACGATGAGCGTCTGACTTCCAGAATCCGTGGCAATTTCCTGAACATCGTTTTTGCCGGTGACGATATCCGGCTGATCAAAAAACGTTTGGGGTAA
- a CDS encoding tRNA1(Val) (adenine(37)-N6)-methyltransferase, translated as MDNFIKENERLEDLGIKGLKIIQNPNYFCFGIDAVLLSWFASGAVRKKSRVIDLGTGTGIIPLLLYGRTGAQKIQALEIQENIVEMAGRSVACNGLEEKIEIIHGDIKNPGEQVRPTSYDVVVSNPPYMKVGHGLKNPMETKAIARHEILCGIEDVVIFAKRMLKDRGKLFLIHRADRLADIMSAMRDHRVEPKRLQFIHPYADKPANLVLVEGMKAGKPYLITEAPIVVYEKDGRYTQTINDIYGTPEPYDRIIENKTAPEQ; from the coding sequence GTGGATAACTTTATAAAAGAGAACGAGCGTTTAGAAGATTTAGGAATTAAGGGACTCAAGATCATTCAAAACCCAAATTACTTCTGCTTTGGCATTGATGCAGTGCTGCTGTCCTGGTTTGCTTCGGGAGCGGTGCGCAAAAAGAGCCGGGTGATTGACCTGGGGACAGGAACCGGGATTATCCCGCTGCTTTTATATGGAAGAACAGGCGCTCAGAAAATCCAGGCCCTTGAAATTCAGGAGAACATAGTGGAAATGGCCGGACGCAGTGTCGCCTGCAATGGACTGGAAGAAAAAATTGAGATTATCCATGGTGATATCAAGAACCCCGGTGAGCAGGTACGACCGACCAGCTATGATGTGGTGGTCAGCAACCCGCCTTATATGAAGGTGGGGCATGGGCTTAAAAATCCTATGGAGACCAAAGCCATCGCGCGCCACGAAATTCTGTGTGGTATTGAGGATGTCGTAATTTTTGCCAAGCGGATGCTGAAGGATCGCGGCAAGCTGTTTTTAATCCACCGGGCAGACCGTCTGGCGGATATTATGAGCGCGATGCGGGATCACAGAGTAGAGCCCAAGCGCCTGCAGTTTATCCATCCCTATGCAGACAAGCCGGCTAATCTGGTTTTGGTGGAGGGAATGAAGGCAGGAAAACCTTATCTGATTACGGAGGCACCCATTGTGGTCTACGAAAAGGATGGCCGGTACACACAGACAATCAATGATATCTATGGAACACCAGAGCCCTATGACCGGATTATCGAAAATAAAACAGCGCCAGAGCAGTAA
- a CDS encoding UDP-N-acetylglucosamine 1-carboxyvinyltransferase: protein MDTFIIEGGHPLNGEVAISGAKNAVLGIIPAAILCSCSSKIDNVPDIKDVNKIVAILEKMGAEIYRENDTLIINTDKPINYDCSEYEEETGKMRASYYLLGALLGRYHKAIVPLPGGCNIGDRPIDQHIKGFEALGAKVLIEHGQVKMTADRLIGADIYLDVVSVGATINIMLAATRAEGMTIIENAAKEPHIVDVANFLNLMGANIKGAGTDTIKIKGVDEMHGCEYSVVPDQITAGTYMMAAAATCGNVLVKNVIPKHMEAVTAKMREMGVEIIEEDNGIRVIGKENIKGCKVKTLPYPGFPTDLQQPMAVLMSIASGQSVITESIFENRFKYVDELRKMGAEIAINGRVANITGVPTLSGTKIKATDLRAGAAMVIAGLIAEGETRITDIQYIDRGYEKLESNIRSLGGIIRREAIEKKVED, encoded by the coding sequence ATGGATACTTTTATCATTGAAGGAGGTCACCCGCTAAACGGTGAGGTGGCAATCTCCGGAGCAAAAAATGCAGTATTGGGTATTATTCCCGCAGCCATCCTTTGTTCCTGCTCAAGCAAAATCGATAATGTGCCCGACATTAAGGATGTCAACAAGATCGTTGCAATCCTGGAAAAGATGGGGGCAGAAATATATAGAGAAAATGATACTTTAATTATAAATACAGACAAGCCAATCAATTATGACTGTTCGGAATATGAAGAAGAAACAGGAAAGATGCGTGCGTCTTACTATCTGCTGGGAGCGCTGCTGGGCCGTTACCACAAGGCCATTGTTCCGTTGCCGGGAGGTTGTAATATTGGAGACCGCCCCATCGATCAGCATATAAAGGGTTTTGAAGCGCTTGGAGCAAAGGTGCTGATCGAGCACGGTCAGGTTAAGATGACTGCGGACCGTCTGATCGGTGCAGATATTTACCTGGATGTGGTCAGCGTTGGCGCAACCATCAACATTATGCTGGCGGCGACCCGCGCAGAAGGCATGACCATCATCGAAAACGCGGCGAAAGAACCACATATTGTGGATGTGGCAAACTTCCTGAACCTGATGGGAGCAAATATCAAGGGTGCGGGAACAGATACCATTAAGATCAAAGGTGTGGATGAAATGCATGGCTGTGAATACTCCGTCGTACCGGATCAGATCACAGCAGGAACCTATATGATGGCAGCTGCCGCAACCTGTGGCAATGTGCTCGTGAAAAATGTCATTCCGAAGCATATGGAAGCTGTCACCGCAAAAATGCGTGAAATGGGCGTCGAGATCATTGAAGAGGACAATGGTATCCGTGTCATTGGAAAAGAAAATATTAAAGGCTGTAAGGTGAAAACATTGCCTTATCCAGGCTTCCCGACCGACCTGCAACAGCCCATGGCAGTGCTCATGAGCATTGCAAGCGGACAGAGTGTTATTACTGAAAGTATTTTTGAGAACCGTTTTAAATATGTCGATGAATTGCGTAAAATGGGCGCAGAAATCGCCATCAATGGCCGTGTCGCCAACATTACCGGCGTTCCGACTTTGTCCGGGACTAAGATTAAAGCAACCGACCTGCGCGCTGGTGCTGCCATGGTCATTGCAGGGCTTATCGCCGAAGGCGAAACCCGGATTACAGATATCCAGTACATTGACCGCGGTTATGAAAAATTAGAAAGTAATATCCGGAGCCTTGGTGGAATTATCCGCCGTGAGGCCATTGAAAAGAAAGTCGAAGACTAA
- a CDS encoding MarR family winged helix-turn-helix transcriptional regulator, with product MELPTQDEILKLISIIQRKTQMYLNKQTSELGLTSGQAPFIMITCENGGIPQNRFVELLDMNKSTVTKMVAKLEENGYLTREANACDSRSFDVYPTEKAYEVLPELQRIGTGWVDEITAGMTEIEKAVFFDLLRKSAERAGRYFDDH from the coding sequence ATGGAGCTGCCGACCCAGGATGAAATATTAAAGCTGATCTCCATTATTCAAAGGAAGACGCAGATGTATTTAAATAAACAGACCAGCGAGCTGGGGCTGACCAGCGGACAGGCGCCTTTTATCATGATCACCTGTGAGAATGGGGGGATACCGCAGAACCGTTTTGTTGAGCTGCTGGACATGAATAAAAGCACTGTGACTAAAATGGTGGCAAAGCTTGAGGAAAACGGCTATCTGACCCGGGAGGCAAACGCCTGTGACAGCCGTTCCTTTGACGTTTACCCCACCGAAAAAGCCTACGAGGTTCTGCCGGAGCTACAGCGCATCGGTACCGGATGGGTCGATGAGATCACAGCAGGTATGACAGAAATTGAAAAAGCTGTTTTTTTTGATCTTCTCAGAAAGAGCGCCGAGCGGGCAGGAAGATACTTTGATGACCACTAA
- a CDS encoding transporter substrate-binding domain-containing protein codes for MKKLMIAAILITTLLLTSGCAADKSDKLKVGVKIDVPGFGYQNPETGQVEGFEVDIARELAGRIKGSPDALSITGVNVTTRGAMLDNGALDAVLATFTITEARKKSYHFSDPYYTDYLGILVKKDDGIHSFEALDGKTIGVAQSATTKDKLEELAQKDGISLRFNEYATYPEIKIALVSGRVDAFSVDRSILAGYADDTTMLLDDRFGAQNYGVATALSNEPMTKAVNSAISDMLTDGTIDKLQEKWHLTGGQDNE; via the coding sequence ATGAAGAAACTGATGATAGCAGCCATCCTGATCACTACTCTGCTTCTTACCTCTGGCTGCGCAGCGGATAAGAGCGACAAGCTAAAAGTCGGCGTAAAAATCGACGTACCAGGCTTTGGTTACCAAAATCCTGAAACCGGCCAAGTCGAGGGCTTTGAGGTCGATATCGCAAGGGAACTGGCCGGCCGGATCAAGGGCTCGCCCGATGCGCTGTCCATCACCGGCGTCAATGTCACCACCCGGGGGGCCATGCTGGACAACGGCGCTCTGGACGCGGTGCTGGCGACCTTTACCATTACAGAAGCGCGAAAAAAGAGCTACCATTTCTCTGATCCCTACTATACCGACTATCTGGGTATCCTGGTTAAAAAGGACGATGGCATCCATAGCTTTGAGGCGCTGGACGGTAAAACCATCGGGGTCGCCCAAAGCGCCACGACCAAGGACAAGCTGGAGGAATTGGCCCAAAAGGATGGCATCTCCCTGCGCTTCAACGAATACGCGACCTATCCCGAAATTAAAATCGCACTGGTTTCGGGCCGGGTTGACGCCTTCTCTGTTGACCGTTCCATCTTAGCGGGCTATGCGGACGACACCACCATGCTTCTGGATGACCGCTTCGGCGCACAGAACTACGGCGTCGCAACTGCCCTGTCAAACGAGCCGATGACAAAGGCCGTCAACAGCGCCATCTCTGATATGCTGACAGACGGCACCATTGATAAACTCCAGGAAAAATGGCATCTCACAGGAGGTCAGGATAATGAGTAA
- a CDS encoding S1C family serine protease: MYENNEKPKRGSHVPAAIAGGVVGGIIVAIILVAVLYFTGTLGGGTRTETVAGQKVIVNDVNVDSQVEAVAQVVPESVAGIETTMTENTMMGTQEAVGVGSGFIVTSDGYIVTNQHVISDNPKEIKVSLADGNNYTAQKVWADSSLDMAIIKIDAKNLPAVTLGDSDNLKVGEVAIAIGNPLGLQFERSVTAGIISALNRSLVVDSSLVAEDLIQTDATINKGNSGGPLVNASGEVIGINTYKNAQGEGMGFAIPINVVKPILNQVVTSGSFTPTVIGISGYDKQQAAYYNDAEPIDKGIYVASVQAGGGAANAGIQKGDILLTIDGKDVNTMLKMKEILYGHKPGDTVKITYERGGQTKEADVTLQAGN, from the coding sequence ATGTACGAAAATAACGAAAAACCAAAGAGAGGGTCTCATGTGCCGGCAGCCATCGCAGGCGGTGTAGTCGGCGGGATCATCGTGGCGATTATTCTCGTGGCTGTCCTGTACTTTACAGGTACCCTCGGTGGGGGCACCCGCACCGAGACAGTCGCGGGCCAGAAGGTTATCGTCAACGATGTGAATGTGGACTCCCAGGTAGAAGCCGTGGCACAGGTCGTCCCCGAATCCGTAGCTGGAATTGAGACTACCATGACAGAAAACACCATGATGGGCACTCAGGAAGCTGTGGGCGTAGGTTCAGGCTTTATTGTGACATCCGACGGCTATATTGTTACAAACCAGCATGTTATCAGCGATAACCCAAAGGAAATAAAGGTTTCTCTGGCTGATGGAAATAACTATACAGCCCAAAAGGTTTGGGCAGATTCCAGCTTGGATATGGCCATTATCAAAATTGACGCTAAAAATCTTCCGGCCGTTACACTGGGAGACTCTGATAATTTAAAGGTGGGCGAGGTGGCCATTGCTATTGGTAATCCTCTGGGGCTTCAGTTTGAACGAAGCGTCACCGCTGGGATCATCTCTGCCTTAAACCGAAGCCTGGTTGTCGACAGCAGCTTGGTAGCGGAAGACCTGATTCAGACAGACGCTACCATCAATAAAGGGAACAGCGGCGGACCGCTTGTCAACGCAAGCGGTGAGGTCATTGGCATCAATACCTATAAAAATGCCCAGGGCGAGGGTATGGGCTTTGCCATTCCCATCAATGTGGTTAAACCTATCCTCAATCAGGTCGTGACAAGCGGCAGCTTTACGCCGACTGTGATCGGGATCAGCGGCTATGATAAACAGCAGGCTGCTTATTACAACGATGCAGAGCCCATCGACAAGGGAATTTATGTTGCCTCAGTGCAGGCAGGCGGCGGTGCGGCCAATGCCGGTATCCAGAAAGGCGATATTCTATTGACCATCGACGGCAAGGATGTGAATACCATGCTGAAGATGAAGGAAATCCTCTATGGACACAAGCCGGGGGACACTGTCAAGATTACCTATGAGCGTGGCGGCCAGACAAAAGAAGCCGATGTGACACTGCAGGCCGGAAACTGA
- a CDS encoding DnaD domain protein, whose amino-acid sequence MNQFKFIIDNDNMAMTPVENIFINHYMPRARGDYVKVYLFGLKHCFNHSLEPIDNLALSKLFDLTEGDVIKAWEYWEKEGILSLEYVGTKDVIVTYYNISAKLMSHHTKTEAETKKTEVLQREDPDSMEARVAHMYSKIQQMYGSRTITQKETQMFKNWITEYHFTPETVILLVEYSMNLIGKKEKPFTAKQIINYLKSVAEGWYKADIREAAEADAYIRKSAGEQKLVYDVFKYLGLRRAPIAWEKEMIIRWADDYHFDSDIITAAMQRSSKQDIRYIDAILKRWFQKGYTSLEEINAEPKKGHHQSKGDVVISEDRKKVYEELDQLDEAWLWSDDNE is encoded by the coding sequence ATGAATCAGTTCAAGTTTATCATCGACAACGACAATATGGCTATGACGCCAGTCGAAAATATATTTATCAATCACTATATGCCCCGCGCCCGGGGCGATTATGTGAAGGTGTATCTTTTTGGGCTGAAGCACTGCTTTAACCATTCCCTTGAGCCCATTGACAACCTGGCACTCAGCAAGCTTTTTGACCTGACCGAGGGGGATGTCATCAAGGCATGGGAATACTGGGAAAAGGAGGGCATCCTCTCCCTGGAATACGTCGGCACAAAAGATGTCATCGTCACTTATTACAACATTTCTGCCAAGCTGATGTCACACCATACCAAGACAGAGGCCGAGACTAAAAAAACGGAAGTCCTCCAGAGGGAGGACCCTGACAGCATGGAGGCCCGTGTTGCCCACATGTATTCCAAAATTCAGCAGATGTACGGCAGCCGAACCATCACCCAGAAAGAAACTCAGATGTTTAAAAACTGGATTACTGAATACCATTTTACGCCTGAAACCGTGATCCTTCTGGTCGAATATTCCATGAACCTTATTGGTAAAAAGGAAAAGCCCTTCACGGCAAAACAGATTATCAACTACCTGAAATCCGTGGCCGAGGGCTGGTACAAGGCCGATATCCGCGAAGCTGCAGAGGCCGACGCCTATATCCGAAAAAGCGCGGGTGAACAAAAGCTGGTCTATGATGTTTTCAAATATCTTGGCCTCCGCCGGGCGCCCATCGCCTGGGAAAAGGAAATGATCATCCGCTGGGCTGACGACTACCACTTTGATAGCGATATTATTACCGCCGCCATGCAGCGTTCCAGCAAGCAGGATATCCGCTACATAGACGCCATTTTAAAACGCTGGTTCCAGAAGGGGTATACCAGCCTGGAAGAAATCAACGCAGAGCCTAAAAAAGGCCATCATCAGTCAAAGGGCGACGTCGTGATCAGCGAAGACCGCAAAAAGGTCTACGAGGAGCTTGACCAGTTAGACGAAGCCTGGTTATGGAGTGACGACAATGAATGA
- a CDS encoding polysaccharide deacetylase family protein produces MKTRKRRRIRFKPRFYVWVAALAAVLMTAVFFIATHPAKKLEKNSQTALQAVETLQTALSNAAEKGSSALQSEESKEQEAIKERIRNGDTDGLKVVFMTFDDGPSEHTNEVLDILKKYHIKATFFTNGRDNEVARAAYKRIVDEGHTLGNHSWSHKYDLYKNPPAFYEDVEKLDAFQLEVTGKAEISHMFRFPGGSLNANAKCIQGILDRGYNYVDWNSSAGDGGGNPASTDAVVNKIMSEVHQHNVSTVLCHAELRDTTRAALPQLFETLKAEGYTFLPMESDLSYPRQV; encoded by the coding sequence ATGAAGACACGAAAAAGACGCCGTATCCGGTTTAAACCGCGGTTTTACGTGTGGGTGGCGGCGCTTGCTGCTGTGCTCATGACGGCGGTCTTTTTCATAGCCACCCATCCGGCAAAGAAGCTTGAGAAGAACTCTCAGACAGCGCTTCAGGCGGTAGAGACTCTCCAGACCGCCCTGTCAAACGCAGCAGAAAAGGGCTCCAGCGCTTTGCAGAGCGAAGAAAGCAAAGAACAGGAGGCCATTAAAGAGCGTATCCGAAACGGTGATACTGATGGACTGAAGGTTGTTTTTATGACCTTTGACGATGGTCCCAGCGAGCATACCAATGAGGTGCTTGACATTCTGAAAAAATATCACATCAAGGCCACCTTTTTTACAAACGGCCGTGATAACGAAGTGGCAAGAGCCGCTTATAAAAGGATCGTAGATGAAGGCCACACCCTTGGAAATCACAGCTGGAGTCATAAATACGACCTTTATAAGAATCCGCCGGCCTTTTATGAGGACGTTGAGAAGCTGGATGCATTTCAGCTTGAAGTGACAGGAAAGGCCGAGATATCCCACATGTTCAGGTTCCCTGGCGGTTCGCTCAACGCCAACGCAAAATGTATACAGGGTATTCTTGACAGAGGTTATAACTATGTGGACTGGAATTCCTCAGCTGGTGATGGGGGCGGTAATCCCGCCAGCACCGATGCGGTTGTAAATAAAATTATGAGCGAGGTACATCAGCATAATGTGAGCACTGTCCTCTGCCATGCAGAACTGCGGGACACCACACGGGCCGCTTTGCCCCAGCTTTTTGAAACACTTAAAGCGGAGGGGTACACTTTTTTACCTATGGAATCAGATCTCTCGTATCCCAGACAGGTATAG
- a CDS encoding amino acid ABC transporter permease — translation MSNVFAPFKWSALFDKSIALLTAFGHTVLISVLALAIALVLGLLFGIMSQSRYRVFRIISRIYVELVQNIPLLLQVFLMYAVFPLFGLMMSSFFIGVIGIGFYHGAYISEVVRSGMEALPKGQYEAAYSQGFTDRQALRYVILPQTIRIILPPLAVQAANLIKNTSVLALIAGGELMYFSNSFAYSTSYYGPAYVVAGILYFALCFPLSRAARYLETRQKKSGEEVSGNA, via the coding sequence ATGAGTAATGTTTTTGCACCCTTTAAATGGTCTGCGCTCTTTGATAAAAGCATCGCCCTGCTGACCGCCTTTGGCCATACGGTCCTCATCTCTGTGCTGGCGCTGGCCATCGCCCTTGTACTGGGGCTTCTTTTTGGCATCATGTCCCAATCCCGGTACCGTGTATTCCGTATCATCAGCCGCATTTACGTGGAGCTGGTCCAGAATATCCCGCTGCTGCTCCAGGTATTTCTGATGTATGCGGTTTTCCCGCTCTTTGGGCTGATGATGAGCAGCTTCTTCATTGGCGTTATCGGCATTGGCTTTTACCACGGCGCTTACATCTCCGAGGTCGTCCGCTCTGGAATGGAGGCACTGCCAAAGGGGCAGTACGAGGCCGCCTACTCCCAGGGCTTTACAGACAGACAGGCCCTACGGTATGTTATTCTGCCACAGACCATCCGTATCATTCTGCCGCCTTTGGCCGTACAGGCTGCCAATCTGATAAAAAACACCTCGGTACTGGCTCTCATCGCCGGTGGTGAGCTCATGTATTTTTCTAATTCCTTTGCTTATTCCACCAGCTATTACGGGCCGGCCTATGTGGTTGCGGGCATTCTGTATTTTGCTCTGTGCTTCCCGCTTTCCAGAGCAGCCCGTTACCTGGAAACGCGGCAGAAAAAATCCGGGGAGGAGGTTTCCGGCAATGCGTGA
- a CDS encoding MBL fold metallo-hydrolase, translated as MKFCSLYSGSSGNSLFVSHSKTKLLIDAGLSGKRIEQALCSIDELPAQLGGILVTHEHRDHIHGVGVLSRRYDLPVYANFATWESMRDSLGKIAEHNVRVFETGRAFVIGDLQIEAFNTSHDAVESVGFTIDSGCSSVGVATDTGVITPRIMEALKGRDLVVLESNHDPAMLEAGRYPFPLKQRIKGNHGHLSNEICGETVCTLVKEGLDKVVLAHLSEENNYPLLAYQTTARILEAEGIQPGEDLSLVVASRKNSSEIYEL; from the coding sequence ATGAAATTTTGTAGTTTATATAGTGGAAGTTCTGGAAACAGCCTTTTTGTTTCACACAGCAAAACAAAGCTTTTGATCGACGCAGGACTCAGCGGAAAGCGGATTGAGCAGGCGCTCTGCTCCATCGATGAGCTGCCCGCCCAGCTCGGCGGTATTCTGGTAACACATGAGCATCGTGATCATATTCACGGTGTCGGTGTACTTTCCAGACGTTATGACCTGCCGGTTTACGCTAATTTTGCCACCTGGGAAAGCATGCGGGACAGCCTTGGAAAGATCGCAGAGCACAATGTCCGGGTTTTTGAAACCGGACGGGCCTTTGTTATCGGAGATTTACAGATCGAAGCTTTCAATACCTCTCACGACGCGGTGGAATCTGTGGGCTTTACCATTGACAGCGGATGCAGCAGCGTGGGTGTTGCCACCGATACGGGCGTTATCACGCCAAGAATTATGGAAGCCCTGAAGGGCAGAGATCTTGTAGTGCTGGAATCTAACCACGATCCCGCCATGCTGGAAGCAGGACGCTACCCCTTTCCGCTTAAGCAGCGTATTAAGGGAAACCATGGTCACCTCTCCAATGAAATATGCGGCGAGACGGTCTGTACCCTGGTGAAGGAAGGGCTTGATAAGGTTGTTTTAGCCCATCTCAGTGAGGAGAACAATTATCCCCTTCTGGCGTACCAGACCACTGCGCGGATTCTTGAGGCCGAAGGCATACAGCCCGGAGAGGATTTGTCATTGGTGGTGGCAAGCCGTAAAAACAGCAGTGAAATTTATGAACTGTAG